TCGTGGAGGACTACAAGCGCCTGCATTTCATCGAGGGCGCCAATGAGCTGTGGTGGGACATCCGGCCCGCCGACCTCCATCCCACGGTGGAGATGCGCATCTGCGACGTCTGTCCGCTCATCGACGATGCGGTCGGCATCGCGGCGCTCTACGCGTCGTTGATCCGGTGGCTGCTGCGGCAGCATCGAGCCGGCGCCCTGCCTCCGGAGCCGCGCACCGAGATCATTGCCGAGAATCGCTGGCTGGCGCAGCGCTACGGAGCCTTCGCGTTTCTCGGGGACACCCGCCATGGCGGACGCATGGACATCAATGACTACGCCCTGGGCCTGCTGGAGGAACTGGACGGCGACGCCGGCGCCCTCGGCTGCCGGGAGGAGTTGAGCCGCGTGTCCTCCATCATCCGTGAAGGCAGCGGCGCCGACCGGCAACTCGACCACTACCGCCTGGCTCGTCTGGAGGGGGCCACCAAGATGGAAGCCTTGCGTTCGGTGGTCGATCTGGTGATCGCCGAAACCGGCCAAGGCGTCGACGCGGACATTTGACGGCGTCTGCCGGCCAGGGTCCGCCGAGCGCGTCAGCCGCGGCCGACGAGGGGCATCTTGGTCGCCATCACGGTCATGAACTGGACGTTGGCCTCCAGCGGCAGGTCGGCCATGTAGACCACCGCGTTGGCGATGTCCTCCACATCCATGTAGGGCTCGACCATGACCGTCCCGTGCGCCTGCGGGAGTCCCTTCTCCGCCCTGCGGGTCATTTTCGTCAGCGCGTTCCCGATGTCGATCTGGCCGCAGGCGATGTTGTATTTTCGGCCGTCCAGGGAAGTGGACCGGGTCAGGCCGGTGATGGCGTGCTTGGTGGAGGTGTAGGGCGCCGAATTGACGCGGGGCACCTGGGCCGAGACCGACCCGTTGTTGATAATCCGCCCGCCCATGGGGTCCTGGCTCTTCATCATGCGGAATGCTTCCCGGGTGCAGAGGAAGGAGCCGGTCAGGTTGACATCGACCACGGCCTGCCACTGTTGGTAGGTCAGATCCTCCAGCAGAACCGCGGGAGCCGGGATTCCGGCGTTGTTGAAGAGGAGATCGAGCCGGCCGAAAGTTTCCCGGGTTCGCGAAAAGAGGTTCGAGACCGCTTCCGGGTCGCCGACGTCGGTGGAGACCGCCAGGGTTCGCGAGCCGCCGGTTTCCGCCAGGCGGGCCGTTTCTTCCAAGGCGTCGAGCCGCCTTCCCGCCAGAACCACACTGTATCCGATACGTAGCAGAGCCCAGGTGGAGTGCCGGCCGATTCCCGATCCGGCGCCCGTGACGACGGCGATCTTTCCTTCGTTCTTCATGGTCCAGGTCCTTTTTGTCTGGGGAATATCCCTTGTTCGTCCGGGTGGAGAAGGCCGGCGGCACTCCCCCGGTGATCCCGAATCAACCCCAACGTTCGGGCGAGATGCCAGTGGCCTCCCTCGCCATGTTGTCCGGGCGGTTCGGCAGATCGAATTCGATGTTCCGCGTGTTGAGGCTCCCGAAATACTTGCGGACGGCCGGAGGGAGACCGGCCACCTTTTCCGGATCGCGCTCCGGAACGTCGTCGATGGGCCCCGCCCAAGTGGGGCGGTAGGCGATGGCCAGCATGCGGCGAACCCGGTCGCTGTAGTTGGGAAAGTTGGCGTGAAACACTTTCTGGTTGATGATCACCGCCGAGCCGGCGCGGCAGGTCACCATCACCTCGGCACTGTGGGACAGGTAGCGGTTGTAGGGGTTGGCGTCGCGATGCAGCGACAAATGAGAGCGTGGGATCACCTTGAATGGGGAACACTCCGGGGTCAGGTCGTCCAGGTAGTAGAGGACGCGGACCAGGCACGGCGAGCTGGCCTGGACCCCGAATATCTTGGAGCCGTAGGGCTGGGAATCGGTATGAATGGCGATTCCCGGGTGGCCGGGCCTGGACTCGGCATATTGGCAGGAGGTGCAGATCAACTCGTCTCCGAAGAGCTCTCTGACGAACTCCACCGTGGCCGGCAGGCCGATCACCGAGGTGGCCCGGGGCGAGTCGGTCCACTGGAGATCGGGGCAACCCCGCTGATGGGGGCTGTAATCGACTGCCGTGGTGGGCACCCTGGAGGTTTCCTCCCGGATCTCCTCCATCAGTTCCTTGCTCAGCAGATCCGGAATGACGACGAAACCCTCCAACTCGATGGACCGAAACTGTTCGGCCCGGGTCAACCCGTACCAATGGCTTTCCGGGATCCGGTTCGCCCGCTCCAGACTGTCTCGACTGTTGGTGAATGAAGTGTCCATTTCTCTAACTATCCTCTCTTCGTTCTTCCCGGCCTGATTCTATAGCTGTCGGGGCAAGTCCGGTACATTTCACGCGAAAAACCGCGGCGTCCCGCGCCCAAAGCCCTGGTCGGCCCCCCAGCGCCGGGGCGAAATGCCCGGGGCAGCTCTGGCCATGTTGTCCGGACGGTTCGGAAAATCGAACCTGATCTTCCTGGTGTTGAGGCTCCTGAAGTATTTGCGGACGGCCGCGGGGAGGCCGGACACCTTGTCCGGGTCGCGTTCGGGAACCACGTCGATGGGACCCGCCCAAGCGGGCCGGTAGGCGATGGCCAGCATGCGGCGGATCCGGTCGCTGTGGTTGGGGAAATTGCCGTGAAACACCTTCTGGTTGATGATCACCGCCGAGCCGGCGCGGCAGGTCACCATCAGCTCATGGCCGTGGGAAAGGTAGCGGTTGTAGGGGTTGGCGTCGC
This sequence is a window from Acidobacteriota bacterium. Protein-coding genes within it:
- a CDS encoding SDR family NAD(P)-dependent oxidoreductase; translation: MKNEGKIAVVTGAGSGIGRHSTWALLRIGYSVVLAGRRLDALEETARLAETGGSRTLAVSTDVGDPEAVSNLFSRTRETFGRLDLLFNNAGIPAPAVLLEDLTYQQWQAVVDVNLTGSFLCTREAFRMMKSQDPMGGRIINNGSVSAQVPRVNSAPYTSTKHAITGLTRSTSLDGRKYNIACGQIDIGNALTKMTRRAEKGLPQAHGTVMVEPYMDVEDIANAVVYMADLPLEANVQFMTVMATKMPLVGRG
- a CDS encoding phytanoyl-CoA dioxygenase family protein; translation: MDTSFTNSRDSLERANRIPESHWYGLTRAEQFRSIELEGFVVIPDLLSKELMEEIREETSRVPTTAVDYSPHQRGCPDLQWTDSPRATSVIGLPATVEFVRELFGDELICTSCQYAESRPGHPGIAIHTDSQPYGSKIFGVQASSPCLVRVLYYLDDLTPECSPFKVIPRSHLSLHRDANPYNRYLSHSAEVMVTCRAGSAVIINQKVFHANFPNYSDRVRRMLAIAYRPTWAGPIDDVPERDPEKVAGLPPAVRKYFGSLNTRNIEFDLPNRPDNMAREATGISPERWG